A genomic window from Solanum stenotomum isolate F172 chromosome 10, ASM1918654v1, whole genome shotgun sequence includes:
- the LOC125843188 gene encoding subtilisin-like protease 4 has protein sequence MPPPPAKWKGVCESNFINKCNNKLIGARSYQLGNGSPIDGNGHGTHTAGTAAGAFVKGANVYGNANGTAVGVAPLAHIAVYKACNSNGKCSDSDILAAMDSAIDDGVDILSISIGGSPRPFYNDNIAIGAYRATERGILVSCSAGNDGPSIASVGNAAPWILTVGASTLDRKIKATVKLGNGQEFEGESAYRPQIPNSTFFTLYGAGINAKEQSETPYCKPGSLNDPAIRGKIVLCLAFGGVSSVDKGQVVKDAGGVGMIVIKPSHYGVTKSADAHVLPALDVSAADGLRIRAYTNSTLNPVATITFQGTIIGDKNAPIWPVEKSIASLYVSKDQVQILQLKGTNVYHPWYMFVLQRN, from the exons ATGCCTCCCCCGCCTGCTAAGTGGAAAGGAGTTTGTGAGTCTAATTTCATCAACAAGTGTAATAACAAGCTCATTGGAGCGAGGTCCTACCAACTTGGCAATGGTTCCCCGATAGATGGTAATGGACATGGTACACACACAGCGGGCACAGCGGCAGGAGCCTTTGTGAAAGGTGCTAATGTATATGGCAATGCTAATGGCACTGCAGTTGGTGTTGCTCCTCTTGCCCACATAGCCGTATATAAGGCATGTAATTCCAATGGCAAGTGTTCTGATAGTGATATTTTAGCTGCCATGGATTCAGCTATAGATGATGGAGTAGATATTCTTTCAATCTCCATTGGTGGATCTCCGAGGCCTTTTTATAATGACAATATTGCTATCGGGGCATACCGTGCAACAGAAAGAGGCATTCTTGTTAGTTGCTCAGCAGGCAATGATGGTCCTTCTATTGCTTCAGTAGGAAATGCAGCCCCGTGGATTCTTACTGTAGGTGCCAGCACACTTGATAGAAAGATAAAAGCTACTGTTAAGCTTGGAAATGGACAGGAATTTGAAGGAGAATCTGCTTATCGTCCACAGATTCCCAACTCAACATTCTTCACTCTATATGGTGCTGGAATAAATGCAAAAGAACAATCTGAAACCCCTTATTGCAAACCAGGGTCACTCAATGACCCTGCTATAAGAGGAAAGATAGTATTATGTCTAGCATTCGGTGGCGTCTCCAGTGTTGATAAAGGACAAGTTGTGAAGGATGCTGGAGGTGTTGGCATGATTGTCATCAAACCGTCACATTATGGTGTCACTAAATCAGCTGATGCTCATGTTCTTCCAGCATTGGATGTTTCAGCTGCAGATGGATTAAGAATTCGTGCTTATACAAACTCAACATTAAACCCTGTTGCTACAATCACATTCCAAGGAACAATAATTGGAGATAAAAATGCTCCAATA TGGCCAGTTGAAAAATCTATAGCCAGCCTATACGTGTCAAAAGACCAAGTCCAAATTCTACAATTGAAGGGGACCAATGTATATCATCCATGGTACATGTTTGTCTTgcaaagaaattaa